One genomic window of Methanosarcina acetivorans C2A includes the following:
- a CDS encoding NAD(P)/FAD-dependent oxidoreductase → MTKEYVKGDLPEKAAILQRDGETYAIAPHIPGGIVYPETLRKIADIAEKYGAAALKVTSAQRIAIVGLKEENLDAAWGELGMSPGAAIGLCVRSIKICPGTTFCKRGKQDSVGLGLKLDKKYHGMQLPSKFKMAVSGCPNSCSETSIKDLGIMGTAKGYNLTVGGSAGPSPRLGDLVAKDLSEEQVLDLVEKIINFYKGYGKPKRLGKVIDEIGIEKFKEEIGL, encoded by the coding sequence ATGACAAAAGAATATGTTAAAGGCGACCTTCCTGAGAAGGCTGCAATCCTGCAAAGAGATGGAGAAACCTATGCAATTGCTCCCCACATTCCCGGAGGGATCGTATATCCGGAGACCCTCAGAAAGATTGCAGACATTGCAGAAAAGTATGGAGCTGCGGCTCTGAAAGTTACCTCAGCCCAGAGAATTGCGATTGTAGGTCTCAAGGAAGAAAACCTGGATGCAGCCTGGGGTGAACTGGGCATGAGTCCGGGAGCTGCCATCGGGCTCTGTGTCCGGAGTATAAAAATCTGCCCAGGGACTACGTTTTGTAAGAGGGGAAAACAGGATTCAGTCGGACTTGGCCTGAAGCTTGACAAAAAATACCACGGAATGCAGCTTCCCTCCAAATTCAAAATGGCTGTTTCAGGTTGTCCGAATTCCTGTTCCGAAACGAGCATAAAGGACCTGGGTATCATGGGGACAGCAAAAGGCTATAACCTGACTGTTGGAGGAAGCGCAGGGCCGAGTCCGAGGCTTGGGGATCTGGTGGCAAAGGATCTTTCCGAGGAGCAGGTGCTGGATCTTGTTGAAAAGATAATTAATTTTTACAAAGGTTATGGGAAACCGAAAAGGCTTGGAAAAGTTATAGACGAGATCGGGATTGAGAAATTCAAAGAAGAGATCGGGCTGTAA
- a CDS encoding minichromosome maintenance protein MCM, translated as MTETESKWGEKLKKFFKDYYWNEILQLANEYPDQRSLEVDFTDMEKFDRELSKELLEHPGELIFAAEAALKEIDLPVEKSLEQAHVRVIKIPNRIPIRELRSKHLSRFVAIEGMIRKATEVRPRITEAAFQCLRCGHLTLVEQNSFKFEEPYAGCEGDNCGKKGPFKVSIEDSTFIDAQKLQIQESPENLKGGSQPQSLEVDTEDDLTGNITPGDRVIINGILKSRQRALKDGKSTFYDLVLEANSIERLDKDFDELEITPEDEEQILELSRDPAIYEKIIGSIAPSIYGYEDIKEALALQLFSGVVKNLPDGARIRGDIHMMLVGDPGIAKSQLLRYVVKLSPRGVFASGRSASASGLTAAAVKDDMNDGRWTIEGGALVMADMGIAAVDEMDKMKTEDKSALHEAMEQQTISVAKAGIIATLKSRCALLGAANPKYGRFDRYEGLAEQISMPPALLSRFDLIFVLLDTPNHALDSRIANHILQSHYAGELSEQRLKLPGSKVTEDFVDAELEVIEPVIQAEIMRKYVAYARKNVYPVMEEDARQHLIDFYTGLRKSGEGKNTPVPVTARQLEALVRLSEASARIRLSNVVTLEDAKRTIRITMNCLKNVGVDPETGALDADILASGTSMSQRNKIKLLKDIIKKVCERHTGAKAPLEEVYAEAENEHGIDRGHAEEYIKKMKQRGDILSPDQNHIRLIN; from the coding sequence ATGACCGAAACAGAAAGCAAGTGGGGCGAGAAGCTAAAAAAGTTCTTTAAAGACTACTACTGGAATGAAATCCTCCAGCTTGCAAACGAATATCCTGACCAGCGAAGCCTTGAGGTGGATTTCACCGATATGGAAAAGTTTGACAGGGAGCTTTCGAAAGAGTTGCTTGAGCACCCCGGAGAACTCATATTTGCAGCCGAAGCCGCCCTGAAAGAAATTGACCTGCCTGTAGAAAAGAGCCTTGAGCAGGCGCATGTAAGAGTCATTAAAATCCCTAACAGGATCCCTATAAGGGAACTGAGAAGCAAACACCTCTCCCGCTTTGTTGCAATCGAAGGCATGATCAGGAAAGCTACGGAGGTCAGGCCAAGGATTACAGAAGCCGCTTTCCAATGCTTAAGGTGCGGACACCTTACCCTTGTCGAGCAGAACAGCTTCAAATTCGAAGAGCCCTATGCAGGCTGTGAAGGAGACAATTGCGGAAAAAAAGGGCCTTTTAAGGTTTCAATCGAAGATTCCACCTTTATAGATGCTCAGAAACTCCAGATTCAGGAGTCCCCGGAAAACCTGAAAGGAGGGTCGCAGCCGCAGAGTCTGGAAGTGGATACCGAAGACGATCTCACAGGAAATATCACTCCCGGAGACCGCGTCATCATTAACGGGATCCTGAAGTCAAGGCAGCGAGCCCTTAAAGACGGAAAATCCACCTTTTACGACCTGGTGCTGGAAGCAAATTCCATCGAACGCCTGGACAAAGATTTTGACGAACTTGAAATAACTCCCGAAGACGAGGAACAGATCCTTGAGCTTTCCCGCGACCCGGCAATCTATGAAAAAATTATAGGGTCCATTGCCCCCTCGATCTACGGATACGAAGATATTAAAGAAGCCCTTGCCCTCCAGCTCTTTTCAGGGGTTGTGAAAAACCTTCCTGACGGAGCGAGAATCAGAGGCGATATCCATATGATGCTTGTAGGCGACCCCGGTATTGCAAAAAGTCAGCTGCTGCGTTATGTGGTTAAGCTTTCCCCAAGAGGGGTCTTTGCTTCAGGGCGAAGTGCATCTGCAAGTGGTTTGACCGCGGCTGCCGTTAAGGACGACATGAATGATGGCAGGTGGACTATAGAAGGCGGGGCCCTTGTGATGGCTGACATGGGGATTGCTGCAGTTGACGAAATGGACAAGATGAAAACCGAGGACAAGAGTGCCCTGCACGAAGCAATGGAACAGCAGACAATAAGCGTAGCCAAAGCCGGGATCATTGCAACCCTGAAGTCTCGCTGTGCCCTCCTGGGAGCTGCAAACCCCAAGTATGGCCGTTTTGATAGGTATGAAGGACTTGCAGAGCAGATCAGCATGCCTCCGGCACTGCTTTCCCGTTTCGACCTTATCTTCGTTTTGCTCGATACCCCGAACCATGCCCTGGACAGCAGGATTGCAAACCATATCCTGCAGTCGCATTATGCGGGAGAACTCTCCGAACAGCGACTGAAGCTTCCGGGCTCCAAGGTCACGGAAGATTTTGTTGATGCGGAATTGGAAGTAATCGAGCCTGTAATCCAGGCAGAAATTATGCGGAAGTATGTTGCATATGCACGGAAAAATGTGTACCCTGTAATGGAAGAAGATGCAAGGCAGCACCTTATCGATTTCTATACGGGCCTCAGGAAAAGCGGAGAAGGCAAGAATACGCCCGTACCCGTGACTGCAAGGCAGCTTGAGGCGCTTGTTCGCCTCTCGGAAGCCAGTGCAAGAATACGCCTGAGCAATGTTGTCACTCTGGAAGATGCAAAACGGACTATAAGAATTACCATGAACTGCCTTAAAAACGTGGGTGTTGATCCGGAAACCGGAGCCCTCGATGCAGACATCCTTGCTTCGGGCACAAGCATGAGCCAGAGAAATAAAATAAAGCTCCTTAAGGACATAATAAAAAAGGTTTGTGAGCGACATACAGGCGCCAAAGCCCCTCTCGAAGAAGTTTACGCAGAGGCGGAAAACGAGCACGGGATCGATAGAGGACATGCCGAGGAGTATATAAAGAAAATGAAGCAGAGAGGAGACATTCTTTCTCCAGACCAGAACCATATCAGGCTCATTAATTGA
- a CDS encoding RNA methyltransferase, giving the protein MSLEIRVVLVEPMYQGNVGSVARAMKNFGYSDLVLVNPCELEGQARAMASHARDVLEGARITSTLEEAVRGADLLVGTTGASSLKTGEHIRLPLYPAREFKEKIKEYSGTIAVLFGREDNGFNNDELKSFDMLITVPTSEIYPIMNLSHAVSIVLYELSELEGGNNPLAEGFDLQLLYGHLDELLEEIDYPAHKKDKTSLMLRRILGRAGLTPREVQTLRGIIRKTERKMGFATEAENLQKVEDSESTEKFI; this is encoded by the coding sequence TTGTCACTTGAGATTCGCGTAGTGCTTGTAGAACCCATGTATCAGGGAAATGTGGGGTCGGTTGCAAGAGCAATGAAAAACTTCGGATATTCGGACCTGGTTCTGGTAAATCCCTGTGAGCTTGAAGGACAGGCAAGAGCAATGGCTTCCCACGCAAGGGACGTTCTCGAAGGGGCAAGAATTACCTCAACCCTTGAAGAAGCCGTTCGAGGGGCAGACCTGCTCGTTGGGACAACAGGAGCCTCAAGCCTGAAGACAGGGGAACATATCCGTCTTCCCCTTTATCCGGCAAGGGAATTCAAAGAAAAAATCAAAGAATACAGCGGCACTATTGCAGTCCTCTTCGGGCGTGAAGACAACGGCTTTAACAATGACGAACTTAAAAGTTTTGACATGCTCATCACGGTTCCGACCTCCGAGATCTACCCGATTATGAACCTATCTCATGCGGTTTCAATTGTGCTGTACGAGCTTTCGGAACTTGAGGGAGGAAACAACCCGCTTGCAGAAGGCTTTGACCTGCAGCTCCTGTACGGGCACCTGGACGAACTGCTTGAAGAAATAGACTACCCGGCACATAAAAAAGACAAGACTTCCCTGATGCTGAGGAGGATATTAGGAAGGGCCGGGCTGACTCCGAGAGAGGTCCAGACCCTGAGGGGGATAATCCGGAAAACAGAGAGAAAAATGGGATTTGCAACGGAAGCCGAAAACCTGCAAAAAGTCGAAGATTCGGAAAGCACAGAAAAGTTCATATGA
- a CDS encoding ferritin-like domain-containing protein: MDLEKILKDTFRGETTEVGWYLAMSKVAEQEGFADVAVYLRQIAMDEAWHATEVAEILGLVKGTTIENLEMMLEGESKAEVEKAEAAELARKEGNTRAALFFERASLDEARHKAGLRGFLERIKKQQ; this comes from the coding sequence ATGGATCTTGAAAAGATTCTGAAAGATACCTTTAGAGGAGAGACCACCGAAGTTGGATGGTACCTGGCAATGTCCAAGGTTGCTGAACAGGAAGGGTTTGCAGATGTTGCAGTCTACCTCCGTCAGATTGCAATGGATGAAGCCTGGCATGCTACAGAAGTGGCTGAAATTCTGGGGCTTGTGAAAGGCACAACAATTGAAAACCTTGAAATGATGCTTGAAGGGGAAAGCAAAGCCGAGGTCGAAAAAGCCGAAGCTGCAGAACTTGCACGGAAAGAAGGCAATACCAGAGCCGCTCTTTTCTTCGAGAGGGCATCCCTTGACGAAGCAAGACACAAAGCAGGGCTCAGGGGTTTTCTGGAAAGGATAAAAAAGCAGCAGTAA
- a CDS encoding 4Fe-4S dicluster domain-containing protein: MKIYIDEKKCTGCGKCKAACPKGPRIYSIEEKDGRKVCVLKDPSYCLGCRMCVTVCTEDAITLEN, from the coding sequence ATGAAAATCTATATTGATGAAAAGAAATGCACAGGCTGTGGAAAATGCAAAGCTGCTTGTCCGAAAGGGCCGAGGATTTACTCCATAGAAGAAAAAGACGGGAGAAAGGTCTGTGTCTTGAAAGACCCCTCCTACTGTCTGGGCTGCAGAATGTGTGTTACTGTCTGTACGGAAGATGCAATCACCCTTGAAAACTGA
- the hdrE gene encoding dihydromethanophenazine:CoB--CoM heterodisulfide reductase subunit HdrE, translating to MAYFSGLTDALRLTFVQIMILSTIAIVVFLYGMILNFQKWGAGVTGYALEPQAGSKGSAIRFLKTWWGQVVEESHHGHGKPILEVLILDILFQRRILKRSPLRWFMHFTIFAGWMTLFALSGLMFAVEMTEKFGIELPFTPAEFREFLSIPNYIFGYILLIGVLIALVRRIVVSDVREASIMYDWILIGGVFLVTISGFVADGIRTGIIWGFGLDPTTAPPAALFHSVISLFFCIAYIPYSKYIHVIATPLAILANKGGE from the coding sequence ATGGCATACTTCTCTGGGCTCACGGATGCACTCCGACTGACGTTTGTCCAGATAATGATACTTAGCACAATAGCCATTGTGGTTTTCTTATACGGTATGATCCTTAACTTCCAGAAATGGGGAGCAGGGGTGACAGGCTATGCCCTTGAACCTCAGGCAGGAAGTAAGGGAAGCGCGATCAGGTTTTTAAAGACCTGGTGGGGACAGGTAGTAGAGGAATCCCACCACGGACACGGAAAGCCTATCCTGGAGGTTCTGATCCTCGACATTTTGTTCCAGAGAAGAATCCTTAAGAGAAGCCCTCTTCGCTGGTTCATGCACTTCACGATTTTTGCAGGCTGGATGACTCTGTTTGCCCTTTCCGGGCTTATGTTTGCAGTCGAAATGACTGAAAAGTTCGGAATCGAACTCCCGTTTACCCCCGCTGAATTTAGGGAGTTCCTTTCCATCCCGAACTATATCTTTGGATACATCCTGCTTATCGGAGTCCTCATTGCATTAGTCAGGAGAATCGTTGTCTCGGATGTAAGGGAAGCTTCCATCATGTATGACTGGATCCTTATCGGAGGAGTCTTTTTGGTCACTATTTCCGGTTTTGTCGCCGATGGTATCAGGACCGGAATTATCTGGGGCTTTGGACTTGATCCTACCACAGCACCACCGGCAGCTCTCTTCCACTCTGTGATTTCCCTGTTCTTCTGTATCGCATACATCCCGTACAGCAAGTACATACACGTAATCGCCACCCCGCTTGCAATCCTTGCAAACAAGGGAGGAGAATAA